CATACCCGATTTAATTTCCTGCAGAACAGCATGGGCATCTTCCTTTAATTTTTCAAATTCCTCTTTGCTGGGAGCCCTCTCAATTACATGCAGTAAATATAACTGCTTAAAGATTTCCCTATTTTCACCAACTACTTTCAGCAGCTCAGCAGAACATTTTGAAAAATCAGTAGCTATCAAGACCTTGGGAAATTTTAATCTACAGTACTGCTGCAATTTTCCTTCTTCCTGCTTAAACCGCTCTATCAGCAAGGGAGTTCCGGTAATCCTTAGCAGGTCAAAAACAGTGCTTCCTAAAAACAGGCTTTTGATAAAGCCTCCCCCGTGCGAGCCCACCAATACCATGGAAGCCTTCTCCTTTTGGGCAATATTGTTTAACTCCTCTGCCGGAAAGCCAATTTTTATAGCTATTTTTGCCTCAATTTTTTTTGCTTTTAATTCTTCCTTTATCCTATCCAGTTTCTCTTTATTAAAAGCTGCCAGTTCGGAAGCATTTCCTCCTGCTGACCTTATATCCACAACATGGGCAAGTATTGCCTCTTTCATGCCATAACTCCTAAATTCATCAGTGCAATTCAGCAGCAGCTTGGATTCCTGGGAAAAATCTATGGAAAACAGCACTCTTTCAAACAGCATGTAAACCTCCTTATTTCTTCTTAACTGGAAACCAGTGCCTGGTCCGGTTGGCAATGCTTACCAAAGCCAGCATTACCGGAACCTCCACCAGTACTCCCACCACGGTAGCTAAAGTAGCCCCGGACTGCATACCGAAAAGGGATATGGCCACTGCCACTGAGAGCTCAAAGAAATTACTGGCCCCAATCATGGCCCCGGGAGCTGCCACCTGGTGGGATAATTTCCAGGCCCTGGCCCAGCCATAAGCTACAGTAAAGATGAAAAAAGTTTGTATTACCAGGGGAACTGCGATTAATAAAATGTGTACCGGGTTGGCTATAATGATGTCGCCCTGGAAAGAAAATATTATTATAAGGGTAAGCAGCAG
This genomic stretch from Actinomycetota bacterium harbors:
- a CDS encoding universal stress protein, giving the protein MLFERVLFSIDFSQESKLLLNCTDEFRSYGMKEAILAHVVDIRSAGGNASELAAFNKEKLDRIKEELKAKKIEAKIAIKIGFPAEELNNIAQKEKASMVLVGSHGGGFIKSLFLGSTVFDLLRITGTPLLIERFKQEEGKLQQYCRLKFPKVLIATDFSKCSAELLKVVGENREIFKQLYLLHVIERAPSKEEFEKLKEDAHAVLQEIKSGMGGGIEIFTYIKVGDAGKKIIETAQMEGITLIMLSKKGSGGIREMLLGSTAQDVASRSTKNAVLIIPC